The window AGCTTTTACAGGCACTTTTTATAGCAGCTACTCCAGGCTTTCCCCCTCCATTTGTTACAACTTCTTTATAAACTGCTTCTGGAATTATTATTTCTTTCCACAAGTCGTTCAGAATATGCAGCAAATTGATTCCGGTTAATGCTATTAATGGGGAGGCATTGGATATAACCTTATGCATCATGTAAGTTCCTGGATTGTTTTTAAATCTTCTTCATATTCTGCAATATCATAGTGAAGCGGGACTTTTCTTTCTCTCAAGAGATCAAGGAAATCCATCACAGACAACTCTGCGAGCTGCCTTGCCTGACCAAAGCTCAAGAGGTTCCTTTGAAAAAAATACGCGGCAAGTTCTTTTTTAAGGGTTGCGCCCATTTCACTTTCTTTAAATCCAAGCGTTTTTATTATTTTTTCCGGTATTTCTATACTATATTTAACTGACATTTCGCCCTCCTATTTAGCTTCCAGATTACTCATGCTTCTAAAAAAATGCATGGTTCACCTTCATTATTCGAAAAATTTCCTTATCGAGCTTAAAAATATGTTTATGATTATCAGTTATATGTAAATGATTTCTCCAAATTTCACTAATATTATGATTAATAAAAGATTCATTTCTTGCTATATCTTGATGAATTTCCACTGCCATTGGAACATTCTTAAAATGTTTCACATATGGAAAATGAAAATGATCCTCCTCATAATCGTCTTCATTTTCAAAAGTTAAATGTTTAACTAATTCATATCCATTGCTGATAAAATATTCGCATGCTCTTTTTATTTCCGTTTCTCGAACAAGTAAATCAATATCTTCCATAGGACGCAACGCCTGATCGGGAAAGTAGTTTTTTGCTAGATCTGCCCCTTTGAGTTGAATAACATCTACCCCTTCTTTTTCAAAGACATTCAATATTTTATCCAGCTCATTAAATTGTATTAAATTGTTTACTAATTGCTCTTTGTACCTGGTTTCAAGCTTCTGTAAAACCTCGGGGGAGATTGCAGAGGACAAAAAGCTTAGTGATGAGGACTGAGTGCTGTGGACTGAGGGTCCTGGTGAAGTAGTAGAAGTCTTCTCAGGGCTAGCCCCAGTGGAATATGTTGATTCCACGGGGCAGGCAGGTTTCAGGGTGCAGGTATAGGTTTTGGTAATAATGTAATGAAGCAAAGGTGCCAGGTCTGCCTGGTAGCCTTCGTTCAGCATTGCATCCCAGGTTAGTTCCCTGTTGAATTTCTGGTAGAGTCTGCTCTCTTTGGATCCTACCGATTTTCCTTCTGATAAGTACAGGTTGAGGAGTTCGAGGGGAGTTAAATGATTTAGTAATTTGTCAGGAGTATTCATAAATAGGTAAAGGTAAACAAAGCGAAAAGGTGAAAGTTCAAAGCTGAAAGGTCAAGGCTCAAAGCTGAAGGCTCCCCGGTGAAATAGTCTGCGCATTTCACGGGGCAGGCTTGGTTACCTTTTTTTCGTTGAACTAAAACATGAAGAGGATTTTAGAGATTATTCCATTCTTCTACAGAAACGTCTCGCTTAAGCTTTTCTTTAACTTGTTTTAATAGCATTCTCAACTGTGGAACTGAGTATTCTCGATTATTAGGTACAACCTGTTTGTAGGACCCGTATCTCATGATTCCATGTCTACCACCTGCCTCAACATCACTGAATCCGAGTTTCTTTCGTTTCCTAATAAAGTCCCGTCTCTTGCACGGCACCCATTTATGCACCAATAGCTTCCTTTGGATTTAAGTTGATTCCTTCGATAACAGGCATTTTATCGCCGTGCCTAAGCCCATTGATTAGCCAATCTTCTAAAGCAAAGTGAAGTTCTTTTTGACATTCATAAAGAGTACTTCCGAAAGCAATGGTTCCTGGACAAGCTGGTATTTCTCCACAATAAGATCCATCTTCTAGTTTTTCGTATTCAGCTTTACTCATTGCTTTCTCGATATATTGTGTAAGCATTATTAATCTCCAAATTTTATGGTTGAACTTCCCTAAAGTATCCTAGAAATACGAAAACCCCGTATTATACATTCGTTTCCTATCTTATTGCAAGGTGTAAAATGAGCTAAAGTACACTTTTAAGGAACACGCCAAGGGGGCACACCTTAATTTGTGATTATCAGTTTAGAGTTAAAGAGTTCAGGGTCTGAGTTAAATTCCAAATTACAAATTACAAATTTCAAATAAAACACAAAAGCCAATCACCAAAATTCCAAACTCTGGTATTCCGAATCTTTAAAGTCATGCCTGCTGTCACAGCTTGATTAGTGATTATGGTTCATGGTTCATGGCTGAAAGCTGAAAGGTAAAGCTCAAAGAATAAAGGTAAAAGCTCAAAGCTCAAAG of the Candidatus Brocadiaceae bacterium genome contains:
- a CDS encoding nucleotidyltransferase family protein; the encoded protein is MNTPDKLLNHLTPLELLNLYLSEGKSVGSKESRLYQKFNRELTWDAMLNEGYQADLAPLLHYIITKTYTCTLKPACPVESTYSTGASPEKTSTTSPGPSVHSTQSSSLSFLSSAISPEVLQKLETRYKEQLVNNLIQFNELDKILNVFEKEGVDVIQLKGADLAKNYFPDQALRPMEDIDLLVRETEIKRACEYFISNGYELVKHLTFENEDDYEEDHFHFPYVKHFKNVPMAVEIHQDIARNESFINHNISEIWRNHLHITDNHKHIFKLDKEIFRIMKVNHAFF
- a CDS encoding UPF0175 family protein: MSVKYSIEIPEKIIKTLGFKESEMGATLKKELAAYFFQRNLLSFGQARQLAELSVMDFLDLLRERKVPLHYDIAEYEEDLKTIQELT